A window from Pseudomonas frederiksbergensis encodes these proteins:
- the holA gene encoding DNA polymerase III subunit delta has protein sequence MKLAPAQLAKHLQGALAPVYIISGDDPLLCQEAADAIRAAARQQGFDERQVFAADASFDWGTLLQAGASMSLFAEKRLLELRLPSGKPGDKGAAAFIEYCSRPAEDTVLLISLPKLDGSAQKTKWGKALIEGQQTQFVQIWPIETNQLPSWIRQRLSQAGLSASQDAVELIAARVEGNLLAAAQEIEKLKLMAEGGQITVETVQAAVADSARFDVFGLTDAILNGEAAHALRMLEGLRGEGVEPPVILWALARELRLLANLSLQYSQGVPLDKAFSSARPPVWDKRKPLMSKALQRYSAQRWAQLLLEAQRIDAQIKGQAAGSPWMSLSRLSLLMAGQRLTLPAE, from the coding sequence ATGAAACTCGCCCCCGCCCAACTCGCCAAACACCTGCAAGGTGCACTCGCGCCGGTCTACATCATCAGTGGCGATGACCCACTGCTGTGTCAGGAAGCCGCCGACGCCATTCGTGCCGCCGCCCGCCAACAGGGATTCGACGAACGCCAGGTCTTCGCCGCCGACGCCAGTTTCGACTGGGGAACGTTGCTGCAAGCCGGCGCGAGCATGTCGCTGTTCGCCGAAAAGCGCCTGCTGGAACTGCGTCTGCCGTCCGGCAAACCCGGTGACAAAGGCGCTGCCGCGTTTATCGAGTACTGCTCACGGCCCGCCGAAGACACGGTGTTGCTGATCAGCCTGCCGAAACTCGATGGCAGCGCGCAGAAAACCAAGTGGGGCAAGGCGCTGATCGAAGGTCAACAGACCCAGTTCGTGCAAATCTGGCCGATAGAGACCAACCAGTTGCCGAGCTGGATCCGTCAACGGTTGTCCCAGGCAGGGCTTTCCGCCAGCCAGGACGCCGTCGAACTGATCGCCGCACGGGTCGAGGGCAACCTGCTGGCGGCGGCCCAGGAAATCGAAAAGCTCAAGCTGATGGCCGAAGGTGGCCAGATCACCGTCGAAACCGTGCAAGCGGCGGTGGCCGACAGTGCGCGCTTCGATGTCTTTGGCCTGACCGACGCGATTCTTAACGGCGAAGCCGCTCATGCCCTGCGCATGCTTGAAGGGCTGCGCGGCGAAGGCGTTGAGCCACCAGTGATCCTCTGGGCGCTGGCCCGGGAACTGCGTCTGTTGGCCAACCTGTCGCTGCAGTACAGCCAGGGCGTGCCACTGGACAAAGCCTTCAGCTCCGCCCGACCGCCGGTCTGGGACAAACGCAAGCCACTGATGAGCAAAGCCTTGCAACGCTACTCGGCGCAACGCTGGGCGCAGCTATTGCTGGAAGCTCAGCGCATCGATGCGCAAATCAAAGGCCAGGCTGCAGGCTCGCCATGGATGAGCCTTAGTCGATTGTCGTTGTTGATGGCCGGCCAACGCCTGACCTTGCCTGCCGAGTAA
- the lipB gene encoding lipoyl(octanoyl) transferase LipB produces MSGTLGFRELGQMAYEPVWHAMQRFTNERGSDAADEIWLVEHPPVFTQGQAGKAEHLLLPGDIPVVKVDRGGQVTYHGPGQLVAYLLLDVRKLGFGVRDLVSRMEQCLIELLASYGVTAVAKPDAPGVYVNGAKIASLGLRIRHGCSFHGLALNVDMNLEPFRRINPCGYAGLAMTQLSDHAGSIEFAEVSARLRAQLVKHLDYAEQTTLTGGID; encoded by the coding sequence ATGTCGGGCACGCTGGGCTTTCGTGAGCTTGGCCAGATGGCTTACGAGCCGGTCTGGCATGCCATGCAACGCTTCACCAACGAACGTGGCAGCGATGCCGCGGACGAGATCTGGCTGGTCGAGCACCCACCGGTGTTCACCCAGGGGCAGGCCGGCAAGGCTGAGCATTTGTTGCTGCCGGGAGATATTCCGGTCGTGAAGGTCGATCGCGGTGGCCAGGTGACTTATCACGGTCCCGGCCAATTGGTGGCCTACCTGTTGCTCGATGTACGCAAGCTGGGTTTCGGCGTGCGTGACCTGGTCAGCCGCATGGAGCAATGCCTGATCGAATTGCTGGCCAGCTACGGCGTCACCGCCGTGGCCAAGCCGGATGCCCCGGGTGTCTACGTCAATGGGGCGAAAATCGCTTCTCTGGGTCTGCGGATCCGCCACGGTTGCTCCTTTCATGGCCTGGCCTTGAACGTGGATATGAACCTGGAACCGTTTCGACGGATTAATCCCTGCGGCTACGCCGGGCTGGCGATGACCCAGCTGAGCGATCACGCAGGATCGATTGAATTTGCCGAGGTAAGTGCCCGGCTGCGCGCGCAGCTCGTCAAACACCTCGACTATGCTGAGCAGACGACCCTAACGGGCGGAATCGACTGA
- the lipA gene encoding lipoyl synthase: MTTDAVQTMIPTLDVTERPAPRAKVEAGVKLRGAEKVARIPVKIIPTTELPKKPDWIRVRIPVSPEVDRIKALLRKHKLHSVCEEASCPNLGECFSGGTATFMIMGDICTRRCPFCDVGHGRPKPLDVNEPESLAIAIADLKLKYVVITSVDRDDLRDGGAQHFADCIREIRKLSPNVQLETLVPDYRGRMDVALEITAAEPPDVFNHNLETVPRLYKAARPGSDYQWSLTLLQRFKQMMPHIPTKSGLMLGLGETDEEVIEVMKRMREHDIDMLTLGQYLQPSRSHLPVQRFVHPDVFAWFAEEGYKMGFKNVASGPLVRSSYHADEQAKLVKAELMSS; encoded by the coding sequence ATGACTACTGATGCAGTGCAAACCATGATCCCGACGCTGGATGTCACCGAGCGTCCGGCCCCGCGTGCCAAGGTTGAAGCCGGCGTGAAGCTGCGCGGCGCCGAGAAGGTTGCACGTATCCCGGTGAAGATCATTCCGACCACCGAACTGCCAAAGAAACCTGACTGGATTCGCGTGCGTATCCCGGTTTCCCCGGAAGTCGACCGCATCAAGGCCCTGCTGCGCAAACACAAGCTGCACAGCGTGTGCGAAGAGGCGTCCTGCCCGAACCTGGGCGAATGCTTCTCCGGCGGCACCGCGACCTTCATGATCATGGGTGACATCTGCACCCGTCGCTGCCCGTTCTGCGACGTTGGCCACGGTCGTCCGAAGCCACTGGACGTCAACGAGCCGGAAAGCCTGGCCATCGCCATCGCCGACCTGAAACTCAAATACGTGGTGATCACCTCGGTAGACCGCGACGACCTGCGTGACGGCGGTGCCCAGCACTTTGCCGACTGCATCCGCGAGATCCGCAAGCTGTCGCCGAACGTGCAGCTCGAGACCTTGGTCCCGGACTACCGTGGCCGCATGGACGTTGCGTTGGAAATCACTGCTGCCGAGCCGCCAGATGTGTTCAACCACAACCTGGAAACCGTGCCGCGCCTGTACAAGGCCGCGCGTCCGGGTTCGGATTACCAGTGGTCGCTGACCCTGCTGCAACGCTTCAAGCAGATGATGCCGCACATTCCGACCAAGTCCGGCCTGATGCTGGGTCTTGGCGAAACCGACGAAGAAGTGATCGAAGTCATGAAGCGCATGCGCGAGCACGACATCGACATGCTGACCCTGGGCCAGTACCTGCAGCCGTCCCGCAGCCATTTGCCGGTCCAGCGTTTCGTGCACCCGGACGTGTTCGCCTGGTTCGCCGAAGAAGGTTACAAAATGGGCTTCAAGAACGTCGCTTCCGGCCCGCTGGTACGTTCCTCGTACCACGCTGACGAACAGGCGAAACTGGTTAAAGCCGAGCTGATGTCGTCCTGA
- a CDS encoding septal ring lytic transglycosylase RlpA family protein produces MRALPMNKPLKLMAFAALAMLVASCSTSRAPAQKSATAVRSAPGLDINRAHKDGAPWWDVDVSRIPDATPTLHSGPYKANPYTVLGKTYFPMQESKTYVASGTASWYGTKFHGQNTANGEVYDLYGMSAAHKTLPLPSYVRVTNLDNNKSVVLRVNDRGPFYSDRIIDLSYAAAKKLGYAETGTARVKVEGIDPQQWWAAKGRPAPLMLNEPKVAQNSAPVITASAGTVEQWTPPPQQHAAAVVPSPIDAKKNASVPASGQYLQVGAFANPDAAELLRSKLSGMVSAPVFISSIVRNQQTLHRVRLGPIGSPGEIQQVQNSVRLANLGSPSLVTAE; encoded by the coding sequence ATGCGGGCATTGCCTATGAATAAACCCCTGAAGCTGATGGCATTCGCCGCGTTGGCGATGCTGGTCGCCAGTTGCTCGACCAGCCGCGCGCCTGCTCAGAAATCTGCGACCGCCGTTCGTTCGGCACCTGGCCTGGATATCAACCGGGCGCACAAGGATGGCGCACCCTGGTGGGATGTCGACGTATCGCGTATCCCGGATGCCACGCCAACCCTGCACAGCGGGCCCTATAAAGCCAACCCGTACACCGTGCTGGGCAAGACTTACTTCCCGATGCAAGAATCCAAGACCTACGTGGCCTCGGGCACGGCGTCCTGGTATGGCACCAAATTCCACGGTCAGAACACCGCCAATGGCGAGGTCTACGACCTGTACGGCATGAGTGCTGCGCACAAGACCTTGCCACTGCCGAGTTACGTTCGGGTGACCAACCTGGACAACAACAAGAGCGTAGTCCTGCGGGTCAACGACCGCGGGCCGTTCTACTCGGACCGAATCATCGATTTGTCCTACGCAGCGGCCAAGAAACTCGGTTATGCCGAAACCGGCACCGCGCGGGTCAAGGTCGAAGGCATCGACCCGCAGCAATGGTGGGCCGCCAAAGGGCGCCCGGCGCCTTTGATGCTCAACGAGCCGAAAGTCGCACAAAATAGCGCGCCGGTGATTACGGCTTCGGCCGGTACCGTCGAACAATGGACGCCTCCGCCGCAGCAGCACGCCGCGGCCGTTGTGCCTTCGCCGATCGATGCAAAAAAAAACGCTTCTGTACCAGCCTCTGGCCAGTATCTGCAGGTGGGCGCGTTCGCCAACCCGGACGCTGCAGAACTCCTGAGATCGAAGCTCAGCGGGATGGTGAGCGCTCCGGTGTTCATCAGTTCGATCGTGCGCAATCAACAGACCCTGCATCGGGTGCGCCTGGGGCCGATCGGCTCGCCGGGTGAAATCCAGCAAGTGCAGAACAGTGTGCGCCTGGCCAATCTCGGTTCGCCGAGCCTGGTCACTGCCGAATAA
- a CDS encoding lytic murein transglycosylase — translation MPFCISRRWPVRQLIAASSLILLVACAEKPTAADAKPLQTLPVATAPAVIPPVVPTGENLDIQPTQTFAEWQAGFRKDALAAGIRADLFDRAFANVSLDSSVIRADRSQPEFSRPVWEYLDGALSPLRVHKGQALVSQYADILQSIEQRYGVDRQALVSVWGMESNFGQFQGNKSVINSLATLAYEGRRPGFAHAQLIAALQILQQGDIAPEKMLGSWAGAMGQTQFIPTTYNTHAVDFDGDGRRDIWGSPADALASTAHYLQSSGWQKGQPWGFEVQLPGSFNYILADGTIRKSVAEWQQLGVTLPNGGQVPAGSEHLSAALLLPAGYRGPAFLVLDNFRAILKYNNSSSYALAVSLLSERFNGAGLIDGTWPKDDLPLSRTERIELQSLLSAQNYDAGNADGIIGANTRKAIRSAQQSFGWPADGYPTHKLLEGLRNR, via the coding sequence ATGCCCTTTTGTATTTCCCGTCGTTGGCCTGTGCGCCAACTGATAGCTGCCTCCAGCCTCATTTTGCTAGTCGCCTGCGCGGAAAAACCCACCGCAGCCGACGCCAAGCCGCTTCAGACCCTCCCTGTCGCGACAGCCCCTGCGGTCATTCCGCCCGTGGTGCCGACCGGTGAAAACCTCGATATCCAGCCCACCCAGACCTTCGCCGAATGGCAGGCGGGTTTCCGCAAGGACGCTCTGGCCGCCGGCATCCGCGCCGATCTGTTCGACCGCGCCTTCGCTAATGTCAGCCTCGACTCCAGCGTGATCCGTGCCGACCGCAGCCAGCCGGAATTTTCCCGTCCGGTTTGGGAATACCTCGACGGCGCCCTTTCGCCGCTGCGGGTACACAAAGGCCAGGCGCTGGTCAGCCAGTACGCCGACATCCTGCAAAGCATCGAACAGCGCTACGGCGTCGATCGCCAGGCACTGGTCTCGGTATGGGGCATGGAAAGTAACTTCGGGCAGTTCCAGGGCAACAAGTCGGTGATCAATTCCCTGGCGACCCTGGCCTATGAAGGTCGGCGTCCCGGGTTTGCCCACGCGCAACTGATCGCCGCCCTGCAGATCCTGCAACAGGGCGATATCGCGCCCGAGAAAATGCTCGGCTCCTGGGCTGGCGCCATGGGCCAGACCCAGTTCATCCCGACCACCTACAACACCCACGCCGTAGACTTCGATGGCGATGGTCGCCGCGACATCTGGGGCAGCCCGGCCGACGCGCTGGCCTCGACGGCACACTACCTGCAAAGCTCAGGCTGGCAGAAAGGCCAGCCGTGGGGCTTTGAAGTGCAGTTGCCAGGCAGTTTCAACTACATCCTGGCCGATGGCACGATTCGCAAGAGCGTCGCCGAATGGCAGCAACTGGGCGTCACCCTGCCCAACGGCGGCCAGGTTCCGGCAGGTTCCGAACACCTGTCAGCCGCCCTGCTGCTGCCGGCCGGTTACCGCGGCCCGGCGTTCCTGGTCCTCGATAACTTCCGCGCGATCCTCAAGTACAACAACTCGTCGTCCTACGCCTTGGCCGTTAGCTTGTTGTCCGAGCGTTTCAACGGCGCCGGCCTGATCGACGGCACGTGGCCCAAAGATGATTTGCCGCTGAGCCGTACCGAGCGGATCGAACTGCAAAGCCTGTTGAGTGCCCAGAACTACGACGCGGGCAACGCCGACGGGATTATCGGCGCCAATACCCGCAAGGCGATCCGCAGCGCCCAGCAGTCGTTTGGCTGGCCGGCGGATGGGTATCCGACGCACAAGTTGCTCGAAGGCCTGCGTAACCGCTAA
- the arfA gene encoding alternative ribosome rescue factor ArfA, producing the protein MSKKPSKRGPNKAKSIIAQPLFRSRQERAGKGKGSYRREAFQSNSWEASYFLAA; encoded by the coding sequence ATGAGCAAAAAGCCATCTAAACGTGGCCCCAACAAGGCCAAATCCATCATCGCCCAGCCACTGTTCCGCAGCCGTCAGGAACGAGCCGGCAAGGGCAAAGGCAGCTACCGCCGCGAAGCCTTCCAGTCTAATAGCTGGGAGGCTTCTTACTTTCTGGCGGCCTGA
- a CDS encoding D-alanyl-D-alanine carboxypeptidase family protein, translated as MNITTFAKRLCLLVPLLLSPAAFAVEMMPSPPQLAAKAYVLMDASSGNVLVENNGDQRLPPASLTKLMTAYIATLEIRRGQIGENDPVTVSENAWRTGGSRMFIKVGSQVTVSDLLHGIIIQSGNDASVALAEHIAGSEDAFADMMNKTVADLGMTNSHFMNPTGLPNPEHYSSAHDMAVLARAIIHEDPAHYAIYSQKEFFWNGIKQPNRNLLLWRDKTVDGLKTGHTDEAGYCMVSSAVRDGMRLIAVVFGTNSEVARASETQKLLTYGFRFFETQTFYQKGAELAQAPVWKGTTNQVKAGLAQDLTMTLPKGQLKKLAASMTMNPQLIAPIAKGDVIGKVEVKLDDKVVHSADLIALDAVDEGGIFRRMWDSIRLFFYGLFN; from the coding sequence ATGAACATCACCACCTTTGCCAAACGCCTGTGCCTGCTAGTCCCGCTGCTCCTCTCGCCTGCCGCTTTCGCGGTCGAGATGATGCCGTCGCCACCGCAACTGGCCGCCAAAGCCTATGTACTCATGGATGCCAGCAGCGGCAACGTGCTGGTGGAGAACAACGGTGACCAGCGTCTGCCTCCGGCCAGCCTGACCAAGCTGATGACCGCGTACATCGCGACCCTGGAAATCCGTCGTGGTCAGATTGGCGAAAACGACCCGGTGACCGTCAGCGAAAACGCCTGGCGTACCGGCGGTTCGCGGATGTTCATCAAGGTCGGCTCGCAAGTCACGGTCAGCGACCTGCTGCACGGCATCATCATTCAGTCGGGTAACGACGCCAGCGTTGCGCTCGCCGAGCACATCGCCGGCAGCGAAGACGCCTTCGCCGACATGATGAACAAAACCGTGGCCGACCTGGGCATGACCAACAGCCACTTCATGAACCCGACCGGTCTGCCGAACCCTGAGCACTACTCGTCGGCTCACGACATGGCCGTGCTGGCTCGCGCAATCATCCACGAAGACCCGGCTCACTACGCGATCTACTCGCAGAAAGAGTTCTTCTGGAACGGTATCAAGCAACCTAACCGTAACCTGCTGCTGTGGCGCGACAAGACGGTCGATGGCTTGAAAACCGGTCACACCGACGAAGCCGGCTACTGCATGGTGTCTTCGGCAGTACGTGATGGCATGCGCCTGATCGCTGTGGTGTTCGGCACCAACAGTGAAGTGGCTCGCGCTTCCGAAACCCAGAAGCTGCTGACCTACGGTTTCCGCTTCTTCGAAACCCAGACCTTCTATCAGAAAGGCGCTGAGCTGGCTCAGGCTCCTGTCTGGAAAGGCACCACCAATCAAGTCAAGGCCGGCCTGGCTCAAGACCTGACCATGACCCTGCCAAAAGGCCAGCTGAAAAAGCTCGCCGCGAGCATGACCATGAACCCGCAACTGATTGCACCCATCGCCAAGGGCGACGTAATCGGTAAAGTCGAAGTGAAGCTGGACGACAAAGTGGTGCATAGCGCTGACCTGATCGCTCTGGACGCAGTCGACGAGGGTGGTATCTTCCGCCGCATGTGGGATAGCATCCGTCTATTCTTCTACGGCTTGTTCAACTGA
- a CDS encoding S66 peptidase family protein, with amino-acid sequence MTVLPNHTLCPHAPVPALPPAGLIGVIAPAGPAALNTDKAIAWMRTRGYSLRVFPGVYEQEGYLAGSDDVRLNDLHDAFADSDVDAIICLRGGYGTPRLLDRIDFELLRKNAKPFIGYSDVTALHLAISRHAGFVTFHGPMLNADLLGDKQQPTEFSFFNMLRGQVKAGSVLSHPVAWPLTTIEPGIAHGRLLGGNLSMIAATMGTPYEIDAEGVILFIEDINEPLYRIDRLLTHLRLAGTLHKLRGVLVGDVAGVDTVSLERLLKQTFAPLRIPVLAGWRSGHCDPNLTLPMGALVRLDAGEKVLVLEQDVVVRR; translated from the coding sequence ATGACCGTTCTACCGAACCATACCCTTTGTCCACATGCCCCCGTACCGGCCTTGCCGCCTGCCGGGCTGATCGGCGTGATCGCGCCTGCCGGCCCTGCGGCACTGAACACTGATAAAGCCATTGCCTGGATGCGCACTCGCGGCTATTCGCTGCGGGTATTTCCCGGCGTTTATGAGCAAGAGGGTTATCTGGCCGGCAGCGATGATGTGCGGCTCAACGACTTGCATGACGCGTTCGCCGACAGCGACGTCGATGCCATTATCTGTCTGCGTGGCGGTTACGGTACGCCGCGTTTGCTCGATCGCATCGACTTTGAGCTGCTGCGCAAGAATGCCAAGCCGTTCATCGGCTACAGCGACGTCACTGCGCTGCACTTGGCCATCAGTCGTCATGCCGGGTTTGTGACCTTCCATGGCCCGATGCTCAACGCGGACCTGCTGGGTGACAAACAGCAACCCACCGAATTCTCGTTTTTCAACATGCTGCGCGGGCAGGTGAAGGCGGGCAGTGTGCTTTCACACCCGGTGGCCTGGCCGTTGACCACCATCGAGCCCGGTATCGCTCACGGGCGCTTGCTGGGGGGCAATCTGTCGATGATCGCCGCAACCATGGGCACGCCGTACGAGATCGATGCCGAGGGCGTCATCCTGTTCATCGAGGACATTAACGAGCCGCTGTATCGCATCGACCGGCTGCTGACTCATTTGCGACTGGCCGGCACGCTGCACAAGCTGCGTGGGGTTTTGGTGGGGGATGTGGCGGGGGTCGATACGGTTTCTCTGGAGCGCTTGCTCAAGCAGACCTTTGCACCTTTGCGGATACCGGTGTTGGCAGGGTGGCGTAGCGGGCATTGTGATCCGAACCTGACGTTGCCGATGGGCGCGCTGGTCAGATTGGATGCGGGGGAAAAGGTGTTGGTGTTGGAGCAGGATGTGGTTGTCAGGCGCTAG
- the mltB gene encoding lytic murein transglycosylase B — protein MQVMRGWATRYAPWVGLVSILGTAQGALAGDYEGSPQVAEFVGEMTRDYGFAGEQLMGVFREAERKQSILDAISKPAERVKQWNEYRPMFITDARIARGVDFWRQHEAVLARAEQEYGVPAQVIVSIIGVETFFGRNTGNFRVIDALSTLGFDYPPRAEFFRKELREFLLLAREEQVDPLTLKGSYAGAMGLPQFMPSSFRAYAVDFDGDGHINIWTNPDDAIGSVASYFKRHGWVAGEPVVGRADVRGDQVDEGLTTGIEPTKTVGELRALGWASHDALRDDMPVTAFRLEGDNGPEYWMGLTNFYAITRYNRSVMYAMAVHQLSEQLVQARGVK, from the coding sequence ATGCAAGTAATGCGTGGCTGGGCGACTCGATATGCGCCGTGGGTCGGCCTGGTAAGCATCCTTGGCACAGCGCAGGGCGCGCTGGCCGGCGATTACGAAGGCTCACCGCAGGTGGCCGAATTCGTCGGTGAAATGACCCGCGACTACGGTTTTGCCGGTGAGCAGCTGATGGGCGTGTTCCGCGAAGCCGAGCGCAAGCAGTCGATCCTGGACGCGATCTCGAAACCCGCCGAGCGGGTCAAGCAGTGGAACGAATACCGTCCGATGTTCATCACCGACGCGCGCATTGCCCGTGGTGTCGACTTCTGGCGTCAGCACGAAGCGGTACTGGCCCGTGCCGAGCAGGAATACGGCGTGCCGGCGCAGGTCATCGTCTCCATCATCGGCGTCGAGACCTTTTTCGGCCGCAATACCGGCAATTTCCGGGTAATCGACGCCTTGTCGACCCTGGGTTTCGACTATCCTCCCCGTGCCGAATTTTTCCGCAAGGAATTGCGTGAGTTCCTATTGCTCGCCCGGGAAGAGCAGGTCGATCCGCTGACGCTCAAAGGCTCTTACGCGGGCGCCATGGGTTTGCCACAGTTCATGCCGAGCAGCTTTCGCGCCTACGCGGTGGACTTCGACGGTGACGGCCACATAAATATCTGGACCAATCCGGACGATGCCATCGGCAGCGTCGCCAGTTATTTCAAGCGTCACGGCTGGGTTGCCGGCGAACCGGTGGTCGGCCGCGCCGATGTGCGTGGCGATCAGGTGGACGAAGGTTTGACCACGGGCATCGAGCCGACTAAAACGGTTGGGGAGTTGCGGGCGCTGGGGTGGGCAAGTCATGATGCGCTGCGCGATGATATGCCGGTTACGGCGTTCCGCCTGGAAGGTGACAATGGCCCTGAATACTGGATGGGCCTGACGAATTTTTACGCAATCACGCGTTATAACCGCAGCGTGATGTACGCCATGGCCGTACATCAACTGTCTGAACAGCTGGTCCAAGCACGGGGCGTCAAGTAA
- a CDS encoding DUF493 domain-containing protein: protein MTDTEVKAPKIEFPCADYPIKVIGDTGVGFKDKIIAILEKHATVDHDTFAERQSTNGKYTTIQLHIIATGQEQLYDINSELRATGFVHMVL, encoded by the coding sequence ATGACAGACACCGAAGTAAAGGCGCCAAAAATCGAATTCCCCTGCGCGGATTACCCGATCAAGGTAATCGGCGACACCGGCGTGGGTTTCAAGGACAAGATCATCGCGATCCTTGAGAAACACGCGACCGTTGATCACGACACCTTTGCCGAACGGCAGAGCACCAACGGCAAGTACACGACCATCCAGCTGCACATCATCGCCACCGGCCAGGAACAGCTGTACGACATTAACAGCGAGTTGCGGGCTACCGGTTTCGTGCACATGGTGCTGTGA
- the lptE gene encoding LPS assembly lipoprotein LptE: MIKRNLLVMGLAVLLSACGFQLRGTGTNELAIKELDLSARNAYGEIVTQLRQVLESSGVKVYSGAPYKLVLTDEQESQRILSYAGAGRTGEYQVSTLLSYDIRGESNLPLLSDKLEVQKIFIHDGSNLVGSDQEANDARKETRRELVQRMMLRLQQLTPAQLDQMQQTANAKAKAEADALEAAQKVEAQTPRQSPIELPQQ, from the coding sequence ATGATCAAACGCAATTTGCTGGTGATGGGCCTTGCGGTCCTGTTGAGCGCCTGCGGTTTCCAGCTGCGCGGCACCGGCACCAATGAACTGGCGATCAAGGAACTCGACCTGAGTGCCCGTAACGCTTACGGCGAAATCGTGACGCAACTGCGTCAAGTGCTGGAAAGCAGCGGCGTCAAGGTCTACAGCGGTGCACCTTACAAACTGGTGCTGACTGATGAGCAGGAAAGCCAGCGCATCCTCAGCTACGCAGGTGCCGGTCGTACTGGCGAGTACCAGGTAAGCACCTTGCTGAGCTACGACATCCGTGGCGAGAGCAACCTGCCGCTGCTGAGCGACAAGCTCGAAGTGCAAAAAATCTTTATCCACGACGGCAGCAACCTGGTGGGTTCCGACCAGGAAGCCAACGACGCCCGCAAGGAAACCCGTCGTGAACTGGTCCAACGGATGATGCTGCGTCTGCAACAGCTCACGCCTGCTCAGCTGGACCAGATGCAACAGACCGCCAACGCCAAAGCCAAGGCTGAGGCCGATGCACTGGAAGCGGCGCAGAAGGTTGAAGCGCAAACGCCACGCCAGTCGCCAATCGAACTGCCGCAGCAGTAA
- the rodA gene encoding rod shape-determining protein RodA: MRRRATLLQRMHIDGPLLILLLTLAAGSLFVLYSASGKSWDLLAKQATSFGIGLVSMIVIAQFEPRFMARWVPVGYVIGVLLLVVVDVMGHNAMGATRWINIPGVIRFQPSEFMKILMPATIAWYLSKRTLPPQLKHVGVSLFLIGLPFILIVRQPDLGTSLLILAGGAFVLFMGGLRWRWILSVLAAAVPVAVAMWYFVMHDYQKQRVLTFLDPESDPLGTGWNIIQSKAAIGSGGVFGKGWLLGTQSHLDFLPESHTDFIIAVMGEEFGLVGICALLLIYLLLIGRGLVITAQAQTLFGKLLAGSLTMTFFVYVFVNIGMVSGLLPVVGVPLPFISYGGTSLVTLLSAFGVLMSIHTHRKWIAQV, translated from the coding sequence ATGCGTCGCCGCGCGACGCTGTTGCAGCGCATGCACATTGACGGTCCGTTGCTGATCCTGTTGCTGACCCTCGCCGCCGGCAGCCTGTTCGTGCTGTATTCGGCCAGCGGCAAGAGCTGGGATCTGCTGGCCAAGCAAGCCACTTCGTTCGGCATCGGTCTGGTATCGATGATCGTCATCGCCCAATTCGAACCGCGCTTCATGGCCCGTTGGGTGCCAGTGGGGTATGTGATCGGTGTGCTGTTGCTGGTGGTGGTGGACGTCATGGGCCACAACGCCATGGGCGCCACACGCTGGATCAACATTCCCGGGGTGATCCGCTTCCAGCCTTCGGAATTCATGAAGATCCTGATGCCGGCGACCATCGCCTGGTACCTGTCCAAGCGCACCTTGCCGCCGCAGCTCAAGCATGTGGGCGTCAGTCTGTTTCTGATTGGCTTGCCGTTTATCCTGATCGTGCGTCAGCCGGACCTCGGCACTTCGCTGCTGATCCTCGCCGGTGGCGCGTTCGTTCTGTTCATGGGCGGCCTGCGCTGGCGCTGGATCCTCAGCGTGCTCGCTGCTGCTGTGCCGGTGGCTGTCGCCATGTGGTACTTCGTCATGCACGATTACCAGAAGCAGCGAGTCCTGACCTTCCTCGATCCCGAAAGCGATCCGCTGGGCACCGGCTGGAACATCATTCAGTCGAAAGCGGCCATCGGTTCCGGCGGTGTGTTCGGCAAGGGCTGGCTGCTTGGCACCCAGTCGCACCTGGATTTCCTGCCGGAAAGCCACACCGACTTCATCATTGCGGTCATGGGCGAAGAATTCGGCCTGGTGGGCATCTGCGCACTGTTGCTGATCTACCTGCTGTTGATCGGTCGCGGACTGGTGATTACCGCCCAGGCCCAGACATTGTTCGGTAAATTGCTCGCGGGCAGCCTGACCATGACGTTTTTTGTTTACGTTTTCGTCAACATCGGTATGGTCAGTGGCCTGTTGCCGGTTGTGGGGGTGCCGTTGCCGTTCATTAGCTACGGAGGAACTTCGCTGGTGACGCTGCTGTCAGCGTTTGGGGTTTTGATGTCGATCCATACCCATCGCAAGTGGATCGCTCAGGTTTGA